One segment of Thermoanaerobacter kivui DNA contains the following:
- a CDS encoding ABC transporter ATP-binding protein has protein sequence MSDNKVLLAVKNLKKYFHVSGGILKAVDDVSFTIKKGETLGLVGESGCGKSTTGRTIIGLYEPTAGEIIFDGEKVNHLTYEGRKKFARRAQMIFQDPYASLNPRMTVGDIIGEGIDIHELYTGKERMERIYQLLEMVGLNREHANRFPHEFSGGQRQRIGIARAMAIEPDFIIADEPISALDVSIQAQIVNLLMNLQQEKGLTYLFIAHDLSMVRHISDNVAVMYLGMIVEMTSSAELYSNPLHPYTQALLSAVPIPDPNVERKRERIILEGDVPSPINPPPGCRFRTRCKYAMDICKEQTPPLKEVGSGHFVACHLFNK, from the coding sequence ATGAGTGATAACAAAGTTTTGCTCGCGGTAAAAAATCTAAAAAAATATTTTCATGTTAGTGGTGGCATTTTAAAAGCTGTAGATGATGTAAGCTTTACCATTAAAAAAGGAGAAACATTAGGTTTGGTGGGAGAGTCGGGGTGTGGCAAATCTACGACTGGCCGTACCATAATAGGACTTTATGAGCCAACGGCAGGAGAAATTATATTTGATGGAGAAAAAGTTAACCATCTAACTTACGAAGGAAGAAAGAAATTTGCCCGAAGAGCGCAAATGATTTTCCAAGACCCCTATGCCTCTTTAAATCCCCGTATGACGGTTGGGGATATCATTGGTGAAGGAATTGACATACACGAACTTTATACTGGAAAAGAAAGGATGGAAAGAATATATCAACTTTTAGAGATGGTAGGATTAAATAGAGAACATGCTAATAGATTTCCTCACGAATTTTCAGGTGGTCAGAGACAAAGAATTGGTATAGCGAGGGCAATGGCTATAGAACCAGATTTTATCATAGCTGATGAACCTATATCTGCTTTAGACGTGTCTATACAAGCTCAGATTGTAAATCTTTTGATGAATTTGCAACAAGAAAAAGGTCTTACCTACTTGTTTATTGCTCATGACCTGAGCATGGTAAGGCATATAAGTGATAATGTTGCTGTAATGTATTTAGGAATGATTGTGGAAATGACTAGTAGCGCTGAGCTTTACTCTAATCCGCTACATCCTTATACTCAGGCACTTTTGTCAGCGGTACCTATACCTGACCCTAATGTAGAGAGAAAAAGAGAAAGAATAATACTTGAAGGTGACGTGCCAAGCCCAATAAATCCACCCCCTGGTTGTAGATTTAGAACGAGATGCAAATATGCGATGGATATTTGCAAAGAACAAACTCCTCCACTTAAAGAAGTGGGTAGCGGTCATTTTGTTGCTTGTCATCTTTTTAATAAATAA
- a CDS encoding ABC transporter ATP-binding protein, which yields MEKKEVLLEVRDLEYSFDTYAGEVKAVRGVSFEVYKGEALAIVGESGCGKSVTMHAVMKLNPEPPGRLKGGKIIFDGKDITNYTDREMQSIRGSEIGMIFQDPMTSLNPTMTVGNQIAEVILKHEDVTRAEAIKRAKEMLDIVGIPNAEKRIHQYPHEFSGGMRQRAMIAIALACKPKLLIADEPTTALDVTIQAQILDLMKDLQKQFNTSIIIITHDLGVVADIADRVVVMYAGKIIERGTVDEIFYNPQHPYTWGLLKSVPRLDAKNKEKLVPIIGTPPDLFAPPVGCPFAVRCDYAMKICYEAPPEVTKESETQQVACWLKHPYAPKVANPFGMGVTVDE from the coding sequence ATGGAAAAAAAAGAAGTATTGTTAGAAGTAAGAGATTTGGAGTATTCTTTTGATACCTATGCCGGGGAGGTTAAAGCCGTAAGAGGCGTAAGCTTTGAAGTGTATAAAGGAGAAGCCTTGGCAATCGTTGGCGAATCTGGTTGTGGTAAGTCTGTGACAATGCATGCAGTAATGAAACTAAACCCTGAACCTCCAGGGAGATTAAAAGGTGGGAAAATCATATTTGATGGAAAAGATATAACTAATTATACAGATAGAGAGATGCAATCAATAAGAGGTTCAGAAATTGGTATGATATTCCAAGATCCTATGACTTCTTTGAATCCTACAATGACAGTAGGTAATCAAATTGCTGAAGTAATTTTAAAACATGAAGATGTAACTAGAGCAGAAGCTATAAAAAGGGCTAAAGAAATGTTGGACATTGTTGGAATTCCAAATGCTGAAAAAAGAATTCATCAATATCCTCATGAATTTTCAGGTGGAATGAGACAGAGGGCGATGATCGCTATTGCTCTAGCTTGTAAACCTAAATTATTAATTGCAGATGAGCCAACTACAGCTTTAGACGTTACAATACAAGCTCAGATTTTAGATTTGATGAAAGATTTGCAAAAACAATTTAATACTTCAATAATTATTATTACTCATGACCTTGGAGTTGTTGCTGATATAGCGGATAGAGTTGTGGTAATGTATGCAGGTAAAATTATTGAAAGAGGTACAGTAGATGAAATATTTTATAACCCACAACATCCTTATACTTGGGGGCTATTAAAGTCGGTTCCTCGCTTAGATGCAAAGAATAAAGAAAAACTTGTACCGATTATTGGGACACCGCCTGACCTTTTTGCACCACCTGTTGGATGTCCTTTTGCAGTAAGGTGTGATTATGCTATGAAAATATGTTATGAAGCTCCGCCAGAGGTCACTAAAGAATCAGAGACTCAGCAAGTTGCTTGTTGGCTTAAACACCCCTATGCTCCAAAAGTTGCTAATCCATTTGGAATGGGGGTAACAGTAGATGAGTGA
- a CDS encoding N-acetylmuramoyl-L-alanine amidase family protein yields MKKIGLFVAVVVAILAFYSTVFAYKNTILVDSKPFYYNVPDVTIKIDGQNFDTGKTPPLILKDSTLIPVRVISENGFGAKVEWDGNTKSVTITKDKTVKLTIGSDIALVDGKEVKLVAPARIIEIGNEGYTYIPFRFLFETFGYKVEWDQKNYQINTTSPPKITNITDFSTSYNSGVFSVNIRADKPIKYNQGMIEEPGNIRIYVDVENAIWSKGKTNININRKNLVNAVIAQNQTQPVPKVRAVIYLTDVVPYNITQSQDNTSLTIYFDVGTSEVTGISFVKEGDYDKVIINCDAEHFNTQKVGDNKIVVDISDAILKMPDGSKAGQITVQGNVITAIRYSQYNNDTVRVVADTTGKADYSVKILDKNIIMLVLKSQSNEMPLIYIDPGHGGSDPGATGVGNIRESDINLAIALKLNNLLTKGGFRTMMSRDSDVFVDLITRSQEANNSGADVFISIHTNAFGTPTPKGTEIWYYPNGYKGDTRDNKTFAQIIHDNLMKEINTVNRGLKEGPNLSVLKNTKMPAILIETAFITNPDDAALLQDDAFQWKVAQGIYNGIVEYFKRLKEGSISTTVSNSVYNTNDANNNR; encoded by the coding sequence GTGAAAAAAATAGGATTATTTGTTGCAGTGGTTGTAGCAATTTTAGCATTTTACAGTACGGTTTTTGCTTATAAGAACACTATTTTAGTAGACAGCAAGCCTTTTTATTATAACGTGCCAGATGTCACAATTAAAATAGATGGTCAAAATTTTGACACAGGCAAGACCCCGCCTTTGATTTTAAAAGATAGCACATTAATTCCTGTGAGAGTAATTTCAGAAAATGGATTCGGAGCTAAAGTAGAGTGGGATGGAAATACTAAATCTGTCACTATAACAAAAGATAAGACGGTTAAATTGACCATTGGAAGTGATATTGCTTTAGTAGATGGGAAAGAAGTTAAGTTAGTAGCTCCTGCGAGAATAATAGAAATTGGCAACGAAGGATATACATATATCCCCTTTAGATTTTTATTTGAAACCTTTGGGTACAAAGTAGAATGGGACCAAAAAAATTACCAGATAAATACCACTTCTCCGCCTAAAATTACAAATATAACGGATTTTAGTACAAGCTATAATAGCGGTGTGTTTTCTGTGAATATTAGAGCAGACAAGCCTATAAAGTACAATCAAGGAATGATAGAAGAACCTGGGAATATTAGAATTTATGTGGATGTAGAAAACGCCATATGGAGTAAAGGGAAAACAAATATAAATATAAATAGAAAAAACCTGGTAAATGCGGTAATCGCACAAAACCAAACGCAACCTGTTCCTAAAGTGCGAGCGGTAATATATTTAACAGATGTGGTTCCTTATAATATTACCCAATCGCAAGACAATACCAGCTTAACGATTTATTTTGATGTTGGGACAAGCGAGGTAACAGGAATAAGTTTTGTAAAAGAAGGAGATTATGACAAAGTTATAATCAATTGCGATGCAGAACACTTTAATACTCAAAAAGTTGGAGATAATAAGATAGTTGTTGACATATCAGATGCTATTCTTAAAATGCCAGATGGAAGTAAAGCTGGTCAGATAACAGTGCAAGGAAATGTTATAACGGCTATAAGGTATTCACAGTATAACAACGATACAGTGAGAGTGGTGGCAGATACTACTGGGAAAGCGGATTATTCTGTAAAAATACTCGATAAAAACATTATAATGTTGGTCTTGAAGTCTCAGTCGAATGAAATGCCCCTTATTTACATAGATCCTGGACATGGGGGAAGTGACCCTGGTGCGACAGGGGTAGGAAATATAAGAGAATCTGATATAAATTTGGCGATTGCTTTAAAGTTAAATAATCTTCTTACAAAAGGCGGATTTAGAACTATGATGTCTAGAGATTCTGACGTGTTTGTAGACCTTATTACAAGGTCACAGGAAGCAAACAATTCAGGAGCAGATGTATTTATAAGCATACACACCAATGCTTTTGGGACTCCAACTCCTAAAGGCACAGAAATATGGTATTATCCAAATGGATACAAGGGAGACACAAGAGACAACAAGACTTTTGCTCAAATCATCCATGACAACTTAATGAAAGAGATTAACACTGTAAACAGAGGGCTTAAAGAAGGGCCTAATTTGTCAGTGTTAAAAAATACAAAAATGCCGGCAATACTTATCGAAACAGCTTTTATAACCAATCCTGATGATGCTGCTTTGCTTCAGGACGATGCCTTCCAATGGAAAGTAGCTCAAGGAATATATAATGGAATTGTAGAATATTTTAAGAGATTAAAAGAGGGCTCTATTTCTACGACTGTTTCTAATTCAGTATATAACACAAATGATGCAAATAATAATCGTTAA
- a CDS encoding ABC transporter permease has translation MLRYTLERTLYMLITLWVIVTLTFFLMHMIPGDPFTSEKRVPEQIRQNMLAKYHLDKPLIVQYGYYLRNLLHGDLGISLKYLNRTVNEIIANGFPASFQIGMQSIIIGVFLGLILGIVAALNRNGFWDYVSMILAIIGRSVPNFIIATLLQYWIASKLRWLPVSGWGTFAHTILPSVALSFASLSIISRLMRASMLDVIGQDYIKTAKSKGLSSFEIVWRHMIRNAILPIITVLGPLIAGIVTGTFVIERIFGIPGLGKYFVQSIYNNDYTMILGTTIFYSVILVFMMFLVDITYGFIDPRIRLSKGGK, from the coding sequence TTGTTAAGATATACTTTAGAGCGAACGCTATATATGCTTATAACTTTGTGGGTCATTGTCACTTTGACGTTTTTCTTAATGCACATGATTCCTGGTGATCCTTTTACAAGTGAAAAAAGGGTTCCGGAACAAATAAGGCAAAACATGTTGGCTAAATATCATCTTGATAAGCCTTTAATTGTGCAATACGGATATTATCTAAGAAATTTACTACATGGTGATTTGGGCATTTCATTAAAATATTTAAACAGAACTGTAAATGAAATCATAGCAAACGGTTTTCCGGCTTCTTTTCAGATAGGAATGCAATCAATAATAATAGGAGTATTTTTAGGATTGATTCTTGGAATTGTGGCGGCATTAAACAGAAATGGTTTTTGGGATTATGTTTCAATGATTTTGGCGATTATAGGAAGGTCTGTTCCTAATTTTATAATTGCTACATTATTGCAGTATTGGATAGCATCAAAACTAAGATGGCTTCCTGTGTCAGGATGGGGAACTTTTGCTCATACTATACTTCCATCGGTAGCTTTGTCTTTTGCTTCATTATCAATAATTTCTCGTTTAATGAGAGCAAGCATGCTTGATGTAATTGGACAGGACTATATAAAGACTGCTAAATCAAAAGGACTTTCTTCTTTTGAGATTGTTTGGAGGCATATGATAAGAAATGCCATTTTACCAATAATAACTGTATTAGGACCATTGATTGCGGGAATTGTGACTGGTACATTTGTTATTGAAAGAATTTTTGGAATACCTGGGCTTGGCAAGTATTTTGTTCAAAGTATATATAACAACGACTATACCATGATACTTGGGACAACTATTTTCTATAGCGTTATACTTGTATTTATGATGTTCCTTGTTGATATAACATATGGCTTCATAGATCCAAGAATAAGGCTTTCTAAAGGGGGTAAATAA
- a CDS encoding peptide ABC transporter substrate-binding protein: MLRHKRAIVTLLSIVLVLSAVLAGCSGQSKTSTSTISANNASEQVLNLNLGDEPPTLDPQKATDEVSFTILNDVLEGLVRYDMNGKIEKGSGLAKDWEISEDGLTYIFHLRDAKWSDGNPITAYDFEYAWKRALNPNTASQYAYQLFYIKGAEEYNSGKGSADQVGVKALDDKTLQVTLKAPAPQFLGLTSFPTYMPLEKSIYEKYGDKVGSDPNTLVYSGPFIIKSWEHEQSITLEKNPNYWDKDNVKLQTINFTMIKDNNSLVQNYDTGALDSIFIPGDYIDKYKDSPEYHNYALATVWYLQFNNKDKIFKNANIRKAFTLAINRELFVKEVAKNGSIPAEAIVPPGIPGYNGDFRSEAGQGYFKDNDVAQAKEYLQKGLQELGLSKLPSIKFLTGDIDTAKKYAVALQQMWNQALGVQVEIQSVAFKVRLDMMDKGDYQIVLAGWGADYNDPMTFLDMWETNNGNNTAFYSNPNYDKLIEEAKVNGDLKARNEEMIQAEKILMEDMPIGPLWFQARAYVVKPYVKDLYLPTFGPDWEMKWTYIEGKK; the protein is encoded by the coding sequence ATGTTAAGACACAAAAGAGCTATAGTGACGTTACTATCAATAGTTTTGGTTTTAAGCGCAGTACTTGCAGGTTGCAGCGGTCAAAGTAAGACTTCTACAAGTACAATTTCTGCAAATAACGCAAGCGAACAAGTTTTGAATTTAAATTTAGGTGATGAACCACCTACATTGGACCCGCAAAAAGCTACAGATGAAGTTTCTTTTACAATTTTAAATGACGTTTTAGAGGGTCTTGTAAGATACGACATGAATGGCAAGATTGAAAAAGGTTCAGGGCTTGCTAAAGATTGGGAAATTTCAGAGGACGGTCTTACCTATATTTTCCATTTGAGAGACGCAAAATGGAGCGATGGCAATCCTATCACTGCTTATGACTTTGAATACGCGTGGAAAAGAGCACTTAACCCCAACACAGCTTCACAATATGCCTATCAGCTCTTTTATATAAAAGGTGCTGAAGAGTATAACTCAGGTAAAGGTAGTGCTGATCAAGTAGGTGTTAAAGCTCTTGATGACAAAACTTTGCAAGTTACTTTGAAAGCACCAGCACCTCAATTTTTAGGACTTACTTCATTCCCGACTTATATGCCTCTTGAAAAGTCGATATATGAAAAATATGGTGATAAAGTTGGGTCAGATCCAAACACTTTAGTTTACAGCGGTCCATTTATAATTAAGTCTTGGGAGCATGAACAAAGCATTACTCTCGAAAAAAACCCAAATTACTGGGATAAAGATAATGTAAAACTTCAAACAATTAATTTTACGATGATAAAAGATAATAACTCTCTGGTGCAAAACTATGATACAGGAGCTCTTGATTCTATCTTTATTCCTGGAGATTATATAGACAAATATAAAGATTCACCTGAATATCACAACTATGCACTTGCGACTGTTTGGTATTTGCAATTTAATAATAAAGATAAAATATTTAAAAATGCTAATATAAGAAAAGCATTTACTCTTGCGATTAACAGAGAGCTTTTTGTAAAAGAAGTTGCCAAAAATGGTTCTATACCAGCAGAAGCCATAGTTCCTCCTGGAATTCCTGGCTACAACGGAGATTTTAGGAGTGAAGCTGGGCAAGGTTATTTCAAAGACAATGATGTGGCACAAGCAAAAGAATACTTGCAAAAAGGCTTACAAGAGCTTGGCCTTAGTAAACTACCTAGTATAAAATTCTTAACGGGGGATATAGATACTGCTAAAAAATACGCTGTAGCTTTACAACAAATGTGGAATCAAGCTCTTGGAGTACAAGTTGAAATTCAAAGCGTAGCATTTAAAGTAAGGCTTGATATGATGGATAAGGGAGATTATCAAATAGTTCTTGCTGGTTGGGGTGCTGACTATAATGACCCAATGACCTTCCTTGATATGTGGGAGACAAACAATGGTAATAATACAGCTTTCTACAGCAATCCAAATTATGATAAACTCATAGAGGAAGCAAAAGTAAATGGCGATTTGAAAGCAAGAAATGAAGAAATGATTCAAGCAGAAAAAATCTTAATGGAAGATATGCCAATTGGTCCATTGTGGTTCCAAGCAAGGGCGTATGTTGTAAAACCATATGTAAAAGACTTATACTTACCAACGTTTGGACCTGATTGGGAAATGAAATGGACTTACATTGAAGGTAAGAAATAA
- a CDS encoding ABC transporter permease, whose translation MVEITREKFERVGPNIEESQAIIRPSMTYWQDAWRRLKMNKVAMASLVFLILLGIMAIIGPYLLPYKYSDQNLMMTNKPPSAEHWFGTDYLGRDLFVRTWMGARISLTIGIAAALLDGIIGVIYGGISGYFGGQVDNVMMRIVDILYGIPYLILVILLMLVMGPGIVTIITAMVITGWVGMARLVRGQVLQLKEQEFVMAAKTLGASPGRIIMKHLIPNTLGPIIVSITFDVPAAIFTEAFLSYIGLGVQPPLASWGTLANDATNVLLMYPYQLFFPAFFISITMLSFNLLGDGLRDALDPRLRK comes from the coding sequence GTGGTTGAAATTACAAGAGAGAAATTTGAAAGAGTAGGACCAAATATTGAGGAAAGTCAAGCAATAATTCGTCCCAGTATGACTTACTGGCAAGACGCATGGAGAAGGCTTAAAATGAATAAAGTTGCAATGGCATCTTTGGTGTTTCTTATCTTATTGGGCATAATGGCGATCATAGGGCCTTATTTATTACCTTACAAATATTCTGACCAAAACCTTATGATGACAAATAAACCGCCATCTGCTGAGCATTGGTTTGGTACGGATTATCTGGGCAGAGATTTATTTGTAAGGACGTGGATGGGAGCAAGAATATCCCTTACTATAGGTATTGCAGCGGCTTTACTGGATGGTATCATTGGTGTAATTTACGGGGGAATTTCAGGATACTTTGGAGGACAAGTTGACAATGTTATGATGCGTATTGTAGATATTTTGTATGGAATACCTTATCTTATATTAGTTATTTTGCTTATGCTTGTTATGGGACCTGGGATTGTTACTATAATTACCGCAATGGTTATAACAGGTTGGGTAGGAATGGCAAGACTTGTAAGAGGGCAAGTTTTGCAGTTAAAAGAACAAGAATTTGTGATGGCGGCGAAAACTTTAGGAGCTTCTCCCGGAAGAATAATTATGAAGCACTTAATTCCAAATACTTTAGGTCCAATAATAGTTTCTATAACTTTCGACGTTCCTGCTGCAATTTTTACAGAAGCTTTCTTAAGTTATATAGGTTTAGGTGTACAGCCTCCTTTAGCAAGTTGGGGAACTTTAGCTAATGATGCTACAAATGTATTGCTCATGTATCCTTACCAATTGTTCTTCCCGGCGTTTTTCATAAGTATAACAATGCTCTCTTTCAACTTATTAGGTGATGGTTTAAGAGACGCTCTTGACCCAAGGTTGCGCAAATAA
- a CDS encoding peptide ABC transporter substrate-binding protein codes for MKSKKLLVLGIAILFILSVLFSGCSKQQTAPSETSSQTEKKDEQVLNVNLGEEPPNLDPQKATDVVSFDVLNATLEGLVRLNKEGKVEKGSGLALDWEISPDGLRYVFHLRDAKWSDGTPITAHDFEYAWKRALAPETASQYAYMLYYIKNAEAYNSGKAKAEDVGVKALDDKTLEVILEKPAPQFLGLTSFITYLPAKKAAVEKYGDKYGSSPDTMVYSGPFIVKEWNHEQNIVLEKNPNYWDKDNVKLERINMDMLKDENAIVQKYEAGEYDSIGVPGQYIDKYKDDPNFHQMATATTSYLQFNNKSKIFSNVNMRKAFTYAVDRKAFVDNILKNGSIPALSFVPPGIPGEKEEFRKEGGDFFKDNDVAKAKELLAKGMQELGIDKLPKIKFVGGDSDAAKKHTQALQEFWNKNLGVSVDIVNVAFKVRLDMMDKGDYDIVYAGWAADYNDPMTFMDLWVTGGGNNTAFYSNPKYDELIKKANSTNDNSVRMQAMHEAEKILMEDMPIGPLYFAGRAYLQRPYVKDWVRFPVGVDNEWKWTYIEGKNK; via the coding sequence ATGAAAAGTAAAAAACTTTTAGTGTTGGGGATTGCTATTTTATTTATTTTGTCAGTGCTTTTTTCTGGTTGTTCAAAACAACAGACTGCTCCGAGTGAGACTTCTTCTCAAACCGAAAAGAAAGACGAACAGGTGTTGAATGTAAACCTTGGAGAAGAGCCACCAAACCTTGACCCGCAAAAAGCCACAGACGTTGTGTCTTTTGATGTTTTAAATGCCACATTAGAAGGATTGGTAAGGCTCAATAAGGAAGGAAAAGTTGAAAAAGGCTCAGGCCTTGCACTTGACTGGGAAATTTCTCCTGATGGATTGAGGTATGTCTTCCACTTAAGGGATGCCAAGTGGAGTGACGGTACTCCTATCACTGCTCATGACTTTGAATACGCGTGGAAGAGAGCCCTTGCTCCAGAAACAGCTTCACAGTACGCATATATGCTTTACTACATTAAAAATGCTGAGGCATATAATAGTGGCAAAGCAAAAGCTGAAGATGTGGGAGTAAAAGCCCTTGATGATAAAACATTGGAAGTCATCCTTGAAAAACCAGCTCCTCAATTTTTAGGGTTAACATCTTTTATCACATATTTGCCAGCGAAAAAAGCTGCTGTTGAAAAATATGGAGACAAATATGGTTCCTCACCAGATACAATGGTTTATTCCGGGCCATTCATAGTAAAAGAATGGAACCATGAACAAAACATTGTTCTTGAAAAAAATCCAAATTACTGGGATAAAGACAATGTAAAGCTGGAAAGAATAAATATGGATATGTTAAAAGATGAAAATGCCATTGTTCAAAAATACGAAGCAGGAGAATATGATAGTATAGGTGTACCAGGACAATATATTGACAAATACAAAGACGATCCAAATTTCCATCAAATGGCAACGGCTACAACGTCGTATTTACAATTCAATAATAAGAGCAAAATATTCTCAAATGTTAACATGAGAAAAGCTTTCACATATGCAGTAGATAGAAAAGCTTTTGTGGATAACATCCTCAAGAATGGTTCAATACCTGCTCTTTCATTTGTTCCACCAGGAATACCTGGTGAAAAAGAAGAGTTTAGAAAAGAAGGCGGAGATTTCTTTAAAGACAATGATGTAGCTAAGGCAAAAGAGCTTCTTGCAAAAGGAATGCAAGAATTGGGAATCGACAAGCTTCCAAAGATAAAATTTGTAGGTGGAGATAGTGACGCTGCTAAAAAGCATACACAGGCATTGCAGGAATTCTGGAACAAAAACTTGGGTGTAAGTGTTGATATTGTAAATGTCGCGTTTAAAGTGAGACTTGATATGATGGACAAAGGAGATTATGACATAGTATACGCTGGTTGGGCGGCTGACTACAATGATCCAATGACGTTTATGGACCTTTGGGTAACAGGTGGTGGAAACAACACAGCTTTCTACAGCAATCCAAAATACGATGAACTTATAAAGAAGGCTAACTCTACAAATGATAATTCAGTGAGAATGCAAGCAATGCACGAAGCAGAAAAGATTTTGATGGAAGACATGCCAATTGGTCCTCTCTACTTCGCAGGAAGAGCATACCTGCAAAGACCATACGTAAAAGACTGGGTAAGGTTCCCAGTTGGTGTGGACAACGAATGGAAATGGACATATATTGAGGGAAAGAATAAATAA
- the gatB gene encoding Asp-tRNA(Asn)/Glu-tRNA(Gln) amidotransferase subunit GatB has protein sequence MKYEAVIGLEVHAELLTESKIFCSCTTKFGGEPNTHVCPVCLGLPGTLPILNKKVVEYAVRAGLALNCTIANFSKMDRKNYFYPDLPKAYQISQYDLPLCSNGYVEIEIDGQTKKIGIKRIHIEEDAGKLLHENTDGSLVDYNRAGVPLIEIVSEPDMSTPEEAYQYLTKLKSILEYTEVSDCKMQEGSLRVDTNVSVRPVGSTELGTKIELKNLNSFKAVQKALEYEIKRQIKVLEEGGTIVQETRRWNESKGITEPMRTKEEAHDYRYFPEPDLVPIIVTDEWKEEIRKSLPEMPHHKRERFIAEYGLPEYDAKIITSSKKMADFFEKCVLEYDSPKTVSNWLMGEFSRLMNETGKEIDEVPVTPQMLVKLLKLIDNGVISGSIAKTVFEEMFGTGKEPEVIVEEKGLKQIANENELREIIKKVIAENPKSVEDYKNGKEKAMGFLVGQVMKATKGKANPQLTNQILKEELSK, from the coding sequence ATGAAGTACGAAGCAGTGATTGGCTTAGAGGTCCATGCCGAACTTTTGACAGAGAGCAAAATTTTTTGTAGCTGTACTACCAAATTTGGCGGTGAACCTAATACCCACGTATGTCCGGTATGTCTTGGACTTCCCGGCACTTTACCAATTTTAAATAAAAAAGTTGTAGAATATGCTGTAAGAGCGGGACTTGCTTTAAACTGCACAATTGCAAACTTCAGCAAGATGGACAGAAAAAACTACTTTTATCCTGACTTACCCAAAGCTTATCAGATTTCTCAATATGACCTTCCCTTGTGCAGCAACGGGTATGTAGAAATTGAAATAGATGGGCAGACAAAGAAAATAGGAATAAAGAGGATACACATTGAAGAAGATGCTGGAAAGTTGCTACATGAAAATACAGATGGTTCTTTAGTAGATTACAACCGTGCAGGAGTGCCTCTCATTGAAATAGTTTCTGAGCCAGATATGTCTACACCTGAAGAAGCTTATCAATACTTAACAAAATTAAAGAGCATTTTAGAGTATACCGAAGTTTCTGACTGCAAAATGCAGGAAGGTTCTTTAAGAGTTGATACAAATGTGTCTGTGAGGCCTGTGGGAAGTACTGAATTAGGGACAAAAATAGAGCTTAAAAATTTAAACTCTTTTAAAGCCGTTCAAAAGGCGTTGGAATATGAAATAAAAAGACAGATAAAAGTCTTAGAAGAAGGCGGAACAATAGTACAAGAGACAAGAAGATGGAATGAGTCAAAAGGAATTACTGAGCCTATGAGGACAAAAGAGGAAGCTCATGACTACAGGTATTTCCCTGAACCAGATTTAGTTCCAATAATTGTAACAGATGAGTGGAAAGAAGAGATTAGAAAGTCTTTGCCTGAAATGCCACACCACAAGAGAGAAAGATTTATTGCTGAGTACGGTTTGCCTGAATATGATGCTAAAATTATAACTTCTTCAAAGAAAATGGCCGACTTTTTTGAAAAGTGCGTTCTCGAATATGATTCTCCAAAGACTGTAAGCAATTGGCTTATGGGAGAATTTTCTCGCCTCATGAATGAGACAGGAAAAGAAATAGACGAAGTACCAGTAACACCGCAAATGTTAGTAAAGTTGCTTAAATTAATTGATAACGGTGTGATAAGCGGATCCATTGCTAAAACTGTTTTTGAAGAGATGTTTGGTACAGGGAAAGAGCCAGAGGTAATAGTAGAAGAAAAAGGATTGAAACAGATAGCTAATGAGAATGAATTAAGAGAAATTATCAAAAAAGTCATAGCAGAAAATCCTAAATCAGTAGAGGATTACAAAAACGGCAAAGAGAAAGCAATGGGCTTTTTAGTAGGGCAAGTTATGAAAGCGACCAAAGGAAAAGCAAATCCGCAGCTTACTAATCAGATTTTGAAAGAAGAATTGTCAAAGTAA
- a CDS encoding recombinase family protein, with protein sequence MEFGLMIPVLQYRKFILLKWRKKNFHKKLYYLSYDIKAQRWSIPVELCRVGFELFKHLFRKFNTEIIVVSEVGNEKLDSQEIIEEIISLLNCYKKSSKNKKTFRK encoded by the coding sequence ATGGAATTTGGACTAATGATACCGGTTTTGCAATATCGCAAATTTATCCTTCTCAAATGGCGTAAAAAAAATTTTCATAAAAAACTTTATTATCTTTCCTATGACATAAAAGCACAAAGGTGGTCTATTCCTGTAGAGTTATGCAGAGTAGGATTTGAGTTGTTTAAACATTTATTTAGAAAATTTAACACTGAGATAATTGTTGTATCAGAAGTTGGAAATGAGAAACTTGATTCTCAAGAAATAATTGAAGAAATTATAAGTTTACTGAATTGCTATAAGAAAAGTTCAAAAAATAAAAAAACTTTTAGAAAGTGA